Proteins co-encoded in one Burkholderia ambifaria AMMD genomic window:
- a CDS encoding cyclic peptide export ABC transporter, with protein MTAAHEPSSPPSLDASPGRPAARLILALLRESRASLALALVACVLNGVASVLLVATLNGALAQPGAADASLAWRFALCAVIALVTRIVSGTLFARLSQDTMARLRVHLARRVGAAELRDIERIGAAPVQSVLTDDATNVSMLFFALPNLVMHGSIVFGCLGYLAWLSWPVCVLALTAIIAGSLGYHTGDRRAIASLEAAGQAQDRLFGYLGSLFSGAKELKLHDARARQFVDGQLGAAIGEVRDHRRRAFSAYAVGVGWIIFLFYVFLGAAAFWPQLGVHADAGTAAGYVVVFLFMLVPLDGLLNNLPTVNAARVSLGRIEGVMAEFGALRTVPPASDAPDVPPAGAVTLRGVTHAYFHERDERMFRIGPIDLTIRPGELVFIVGGNGSGKTTLAKVLTGLYEPEEGTIEVEGRTIGWRERAAYRQRFSAVFNDFHLFDALLGIVDPDDPARTQADARANALVAKLALDHKVKVVDGAFSNRALSTGQRKRLALVVAYLEDRPFYLFDEWAADQDPSFKAVFYEQLLPELRARGKAVIVITHDDRYFDLADRLLKLDNGQIVSDTAPARSRAQAGVDALSA; from the coding sequence ATGACAGCTGCCCACGAGCCTTCTTCCCCGCCGTCCCTCGACGCCTCCCCCGGCCGCCCCGCGGCCCGCCTGATCCTCGCGCTGCTGCGCGAAAGCCGCGCGTCGCTCGCGCTGGCGCTCGTCGCCTGCGTGCTCAACGGCGTCGCGAGCGTGCTGCTCGTCGCGACGCTGAACGGCGCGCTCGCGCAGCCCGGCGCGGCCGATGCGTCGCTTGCGTGGCGCTTCGCGCTGTGCGCGGTGATCGCGCTCGTCACGCGGATCGTGTCGGGCACGCTGTTCGCCCGGCTGTCGCAGGACACGATGGCGCGGCTGCGCGTGCATCTCGCGCGGCGCGTCGGCGCGGCCGAGCTGCGCGACATCGAGCGGATCGGCGCGGCGCCCGTGCAGTCGGTGCTGACCGACGACGCGACCAACGTGTCGATGCTGTTCTTCGCGCTGCCGAACCTGGTGATGCACGGCTCGATCGTGTTCGGCTGCCTCGGCTATCTCGCGTGGCTGTCGTGGCCCGTGTGCGTGCTCGCGCTGACCGCGATCATCGCGGGCTCGCTCGGCTATCACACCGGCGATCGCCGCGCGATCGCATCGCTCGAAGCGGCCGGCCAGGCGCAGGACCGCCTGTTCGGCTATCTCGGCTCGCTGTTCTCCGGCGCGAAGGAGCTGAAGCTGCACGACGCGCGCGCACGCCAGTTCGTCGACGGCCAGCTCGGCGCCGCGATCGGCGAGGTGCGCGACCACCGCCGCCGCGCGTTCAGCGCGTATGCGGTCGGCGTCGGCTGGATCATCTTCCTGTTCTACGTGTTCCTCGGCGCGGCCGCGTTCTGGCCGCAGCTGGGCGTGCATGCCGATGCCGGTACGGCGGCCGGCTACGTCGTCGTGTTCCTGTTCATGCTGGTGCCGCTCGACGGGCTGCTGAACAACCTGCCGACCGTCAACGCGGCACGCGTGTCGCTCGGGCGCATCGAAGGCGTGATGGCCGAGTTCGGCGCGCTGCGCACGGTGCCGCCCGCGAGCGACGCGCCCGACGTGCCGCCGGCCGGCGCCGTCACGCTGCGCGGCGTCACGCATGCGTACTTCCACGAGCGCGACGAGCGGATGTTCCGCATCGGGCCGATCGATCTGACGATCCGGCCGGGCGAGCTCGTGTTCATCGTCGGCGGCAACGGCAGCGGCAAGACGACGCTCGCCAAGGTGCTGACCGGGCTCTACGAGCCGGAGGAAGGCACGATCGAGGTCGAGGGCCGCACGATCGGCTGGCGCGAGCGCGCCGCGTACCGGCAGCGCTTCAGCGCGGTGTTCAACGACTTCCACCTGTTCGATGCGCTGCTCGGCATCGTCGATCCGGACGATCCGGCGCGCACGCAGGCCGATGCGCGCGCGAACGCGCTGGTCGCGAAGCTCGCGCTCGATCACAAGGTGAAGGTCGTCGATGGCGCGTTCTCGAACCGTGCGCTGTCGACCGGGCAGCGCAAGCGGCTCGCGCTCGTTGTCGCGTATCTGGAAGACCGCCCGTTCTACCTGTTCGACGAATGGGCGGCCGACCAGGATCCGTCGTTCAAGGCCGTGTTCTACGAGCAGCTGTTGCCCGAGCTGCGCGCACGCGGCAAGGCCGTGATCGTGATCACGCACGACGACCGCTATTTCGATCTCGCCGATCGGCTGCTGAAGCTCGATAACGGTCAGATCGTGAGCGACACGGCGCCCGCGCGTTCACGTGCACAAGCGGGAGTCGATGCGCTGAGCGCGTAA
- the fhuF gene encoding siderophore-iron reductase FhuF, whose product MTPALDGACATRFSAFAPEPFAEHLDVVWLGMPDDTHAPGRIVVPVSALPEHRDAVLDAMVRHYGGDPAQHARALMSQWSKYYFGRAAPAGVVAALTLGRPLDMAPERTFVALDDGMPAALYFAPDALGAPCSEPASRYAGLVAHLGAVIDLLAAMGRVTPRVLWSNAGNLLDYLLDTYRSLPCAADPVRDADWLFGASCVRGEPNPLRLPVRDAVPRSALLPTPFRARRVCCLRYEIPGETQLCGSCPLLLTMDDAALAGQDAIR is encoded by the coding sequence ATGACGCCCGCGCTCGACGGTGCATGCGCCACGCGCTTTTCCGCGTTCGCGCCGGAACCGTTCGCCGAGCATCTCGATGTCGTATGGCTCGGGATGCCCGACGACACGCACGCGCCGGGCCGGATCGTCGTGCCCGTGAGCGCGCTGCCCGAGCATCGCGACGCGGTGCTCGACGCGATGGTGCGCCATTACGGCGGCGATCCGGCGCAGCATGCGCGCGCGCTGATGTCGCAATGGAGCAAGTACTACTTCGGCCGCGCGGCGCCCGCCGGCGTGGTGGCCGCGCTGACACTCGGCCGGCCGCTCGACATGGCGCCGGAACGCACGTTCGTCGCGCTCGACGACGGGATGCCGGCCGCGCTGTATTTCGCGCCGGACGCGCTCGGCGCGCCGTGCAGCGAGCCCGCGTCGCGCTATGCGGGGCTCGTCGCGCATCTCGGCGCGGTGATCGACCTGCTCGCGGCAATGGGCCGCGTCACGCCGCGCGTGCTGTGGAGCAACGCGGGCAACCTGCTCGACTATCTGCTCGACACGTACCGGTCGCTGCCGTGCGCGGCCGATCCCGTTCGCGATGCGGACTGGCTGTTCGGCGCGTCCTGCGTGCGCGGCGAGCCGAATCCGCTGCGCCTGCCGGTACGCGATGCAGTACCGCGCTCGGCACTGCTGCCGACGCCATTTCGCGCGCGCCGCGTGTGCTGCCTGCGCTATGAAATTCCTGGAGAAACGCAACTGTGTGGAAGCTGCCCCCTGCTATTGACGATGGACGATGCGGCGCTGGCCGGGCAGGACGCGATCCGGTGA
- the fhuB gene encoding Fe(3+)-hydroxamate ABC transporter permease FhuB produces MTTVAGRQRLAASGQRTVSGRRAGAIALGLVVLIAVLAVLRVAPDLRVWWSAVPGSDAAALAGVFLFDLNLPRVAAALVAGGCLGIAGALFQSLTRNPLASPDLLGVTGGAQLGLLAAMLVPALAGVASVPLLFVCGLIAAACAIVAAGGWRATPLRLVLAGSVCMLLFAALSTLVLAFFEQNIAGAALWTNGSLYQPGATGLALAARWLVVPLLALPFVIRPLNPLALGDEAAATAGVRVDATRLAATIVAVAFTSVAVSIAGPLSYVGLVAPNLLRQVRGARAARLGVLVPLSALAGGALVLVTDSAVLGSGLDATLSTGVAIALVGTPLMLAMIRRGAAWSGVLHAQAERAAGSGSTRVVGWLEGLGWPLRTVLFVAAGVLAVFVGVSAGPEWLSPARWLAALSGHDALARMLIDLRMPRLLCALLAGALLAVSGVAMQSVVRNPLAGPEVLGVTQGAGLVTLFALSTWPLMGHVTLAAAALTGGALSLAITLALNHRHRYAPLAVALTGIAIGALWTTLAQWLITQESVQPARFVVWLVGGTYGRSWGEVTMLLPWCVLAVPVFAWLARPLDMLALGDDQAAALGLPVAALRPLALTIATLAACAAVAAVGPVGFIGLMAPHVASMLGARRHRTRLWLAAACGALILGLADLAARTVVAPREVPAGVLTALIGAPYLLGLLIVEGRRARRTGR; encoded by the coding sequence ATGACGACGGTCGCGGGGCGCCAGCGGCTCGCGGCGAGCGGGCAGCGCACGGTATCCGGCCGCCGCGCCGGTGCGATCGCGCTCGGCCTCGTCGTGCTGATCGCCGTGCTGGCGGTGCTGCGCGTCGCGCCGGACCTGCGCGTGTGGTGGAGCGCCGTGCCGGGCAGCGACGCCGCCGCGCTCGCGGGCGTGTTCCTGTTCGATCTCAACCTGCCGCGCGTCGCGGCCGCGCTCGTCGCGGGCGGCTGTCTCGGCATCGCGGGCGCGCTGTTCCAGTCGCTCACGCGCAATCCGCTCGCGTCGCCCGATCTGCTCGGCGTGACGGGCGGCGCGCAGCTCGGCCTGCTCGCGGCGATGCTGGTGCCGGCGCTCGCTGGTGTCGCATCGGTGCCGCTGCTGTTCGTCTGCGGGCTGATCGCGGCCGCGTGCGCGATCGTCGCGGCCGGCGGCTGGCGCGCGACGCCGTTGCGGCTCGTGCTCGCGGGCAGCGTGTGCATGCTGCTGTTCGCGGCGCTGTCGACGCTCGTGCTCGCGTTCTTCGAGCAGAACATCGCGGGCGCCGCGCTGTGGACCAACGGCAGTCTCTATCAACCGGGCGCGACCGGGCTCGCGCTCGCCGCGCGCTGGCTCGTCGTGCCGCTGCTTGCGCTGCCGTTCGTGATCCGGCCGCTGAATCCGCTCGCGCTCGGCGACGAGGCGGCGGCCACGGCCGGCGTGCGTGTCGATGCGACGCGACTCGCCGCGACGATCGTCGCGGTCGCGTTCACGAGCGTCGCGGTCAGCATCGCGGGCCCGCTGTCGTATGTCGGGCTCGTCGCGCCGAACCTGCTGCGCCAGGTGCGCGGGGCCCGCGCGGCGCGGCTCGGCGTGCTGGTGCCGCTGTCGGCGCTCGCGGGCGGTGCGCTCGTGCTGGTGACCGACAGCGCGGTGCTCGGGTCGGGCCTCGACGCGACGCTGTCGACGGGTGTCGCGATCGCACTCGTCGGCACGCCGCTGATGCTCGCGATGATCCGGCGCGGCGCCGCGTGGTCGGGCGTGCTGCATGCGCAAGCCGAACGCGCGGCCGGCAGCGGCTCGACGCGCGTGGTCGGCTGGCTCGAAGGGCTCGGCTGGCCGTTGCGCACCGTGCTGTTCGTCGCGGCCGGCGTGCTCGCGGTGTTCGTCGGCGTATCGGCCGGCCCCGAATGGTTGTCGCCCGCGCGCTGGTTGGCCGCGCTGTCGGGCCACGATGCGCTCGCGCGGATGCTGATCGACCTGCGCATGCCGCGGCTGCTGTGCGCGCTCCTCGCGGGCGCGCTGCTGGCCGTGAGCGGCGTCGCGATGCAGAGCGTCGTGCGCAACCCGCTCGCCGGCCCCGAAGTGCTCGGCGTCACGCAGGGCGCGGGGCTCGTCACGCTGTTCGCATTGTCGACGTGGCCGCTGATGGGCCACGTGACGCTTGCCGCGGCCGCGTTGACCGGCGGTGCGCTGTCGCTCGCGATCACGCTCGCGCTGAATCATCGGCATCGTTACGCACCGCTCGCGGTCGCGCTGACCGGCATCGCGATCGGCGCGCTATGGACCACGCTCGCGCAATGGCTGATCACGCAGGAAAGCGTGCAGCCCGCGCGCTTCGTCGTCTGGCTCGTCGGCGGCACGTACGGCCGCAGCTGGGGCGAGGTGACGATGCTGCTGCCGTGGTGCGTGCTCGCGGTCCCCGTATTCGCGTGGCTCGCGCGGCCGCTCGACATGCTCGCGCTCGGCGACGACCAGGCCGCCGCGCTCGGGCTGCCGGTCGCCGCGTTGCGGCCGCTCGCGCTGACGATCGCGACGCTCGCGGCCTGCGCGGCCGTCGCGGCCGTCGGGCCGGTCGGCTTCATCGGGCTGATGGCGCCGCACGTCGCGTCGATGCTCGGCGCACGCCGGCATCGCACACGGCTGTGGCTCGCGGCCGCGTGCGGCGCGCTGATCCTCGGCCTCGCCGATCTGGCGGCACGCACGGTCGTCGCGCCGCGCGAAGTGCCGGCCGGCGTGCTGACCGCGCTGATCGGCGCGCCGTATCTGCTCGGGCTGCTGATCGTCGAGGGGCGCCGCGCCCGGCGCACGGGGCGATGA
- a CDS encoding TauD/TfdA family dioxygenase translates to MTLLSLPTLDDLRIEPGLPTVVSPRGADGMSIDEVAPLARAIAADTLERAGGVLFTGFHVPSIDAFQQFAASFGDPLIGYEYASTPRSQVEGAVYTSTEYPPHRAIPLHNEQSYTREWPLRIWFHCALAAPKGGATPIADSRAVYRALDPALVARFEQRELLYVRNFGQGLDLPWQQSFGTDEPAEVERMCAARGIECTWRTDDDGELLLRTRERCQAVARHPRTGDRVWFNQANLFHLSALDDDMQEALVDAVGVENVPRNVYYGDGAPLEADALAEIRGVLERQRIVFPWRTGDVLMLDNMLTAHARDPFEGPRKVVVAMAQSYTVPRATERRTDDA, encoded by the coding sequence ATGACCCTGCTTTCGTTGCCGACGCTCGACGACCTGCGTATCGAGCCGGGGCTGCCCACCGTCGTGTCGCCGCGCGGCGCCGACGGCATGTCGATCGACGAAGTCGCGCCGCTGGCGCGCGCCATCGCGGCCGACACGCTCGAACGGGCGGGCGGTGTGCTGTTCACGGGCTTTCACGTGCCGTCGATCGATGCGTTCCAGCAGTTCGCGGCATCGTTCGGCGATCCGCTGATTGGCTATGAATACGCGTCGACGCCGCGCAGCCAGGTCGAAGGCGCCGTCTATACGTCGACCGAATACCCGCCGCACCGCGCGATTCCGCTGCACAACGAGCAGTCGTACACGCGCGAGTGGCCGCTGCGGATCTGGTTCCATTGCGCGCTCGCGGCGCCGAAGGGCGGGGCGACGCCGATCGCGGACAGCCGCGCCGTCTATCGCGCGCTCGATCCGGCGCTCGTCGCGCGCTTCGAGCAGCGCGAGCTGCTGTACGTGCGCAATTTCGGCCAGGGGCTCGACCTGCCGTGGCAGCAGTCGTTCGGCACCGACGAGCCGGCCGAGGTCGAGCGGATGTGCGCGGCGCGCGGGATCGAATGCACGTGGCGCACCGACGACGACGGCGAACTGCTGCTGCGCACGCGCGAACGCTGCCAGGCCGTCGCGCGCCATCCACGCACCGGCGACCGCGTGTGGTTCAACCAGGCGAACCTGTTTCACCTGTCCGCGCTCGACGACGACATGCAGGAAGCGCTCGTCGATGCGGTCGGGGTCGAGAACGTGCCGCGCAACGTGTACTACGGCGACGGCGCGCCGCTCGAGGCCGACGCGCTCGCGGAGATCCGCGGGGTGCTCGAGCGCCAGCGCATCGTGTTCCCGTGGCGCACGGGCGACGTGCTGATGCTCGACAACATGCTGACCGCGCATGCGCGCGACCCGTTCGAAGGGCCGCGCAAGGTGGTCGTGGCGATGGCGCAGAGCTACACGGTCCCGCGCGCGACCGAACGGAGGACCGATGACGCGTAG
- a CDS encoding ABC transporter substrate-binding protein, whose amino-acid sequence MTRAGRRHALGALAALGAACCGALVAPAVVFADDAHCGPGSTASPAGRSLAGNPVVSQASATMPVRPQRVVALDFMFAESVIALDLVPVGMADTAFYPGWLGYGSDRLAHVTDIGSRQEPGLEAIAAVKPDLIIGVGFRHAPIFAALDRIAPTILFQFSPNVSEDGVPVTQLDWMREIFRTIGAVTGRDARAKAVEAQLDAGIARNAARLKAAGRSGERIALLQDLGLPDRYWAYTGNSTSAGLARALGLEPWPKKPTREGTLYVTSADLLRQRDLAVLFVTATGTDVPLSSKLDSPVWRFVPALRDHRIALIERNIWGFGGPMSALKLADVMTDTMLKLPAVVR is encoded by the coding sequence GTGACGCGGGCCGGCCGCCGCCATGCGTTGGGCGCACTGGCCGCGCTCGGCGCCGCGTGCTGCGGCGCGCTGGTTGCACCGGCCGTCGTATTCGCTGACGACGCGCACTGCGGGCCGGGCAGCACGGCGTCGCCAGCGGGCCGCTCGCTCGCCGGCAACCCCGTCGTATCGCAGGCGAGCGCGACGATGCCCGTGCGGCCGCAACGCGTGGTCGCGCTCGACTTCATGTTCGCGGAAAGCGTGATCGCGCTCGACCTCGTGCCGGTCGGCATGGCCGATACGGCGTTCTATCCGGGCTGGCTCGGCTACGGGAGCGACCGGCTCGCGCACGTGACCGACATCGGCTCGCGCCAGGAGCCGGGGCTCGAGGCGATCGCCGCGGTGAAGCCCGATCTCATCATCGGCGTCGGCTTCCGGCATGCGCCGATCTTCGCCGCGCTCGACCGGATCGCGCCGACGATCCTGTTCCAGTTCAGCCCGAACGTATCCGAAGACGGCGTGCCCGTCACGCAGCTCGACTGGATGCGGGAGATCTTCCGCACGATCGGTGCCGTCACCGGGCGCGACGCGCGCGCGAAAGCGGTGGAAGCGCAACTCGACGCGGGAATCGCCCGCAATGCGGCGCGGCTCAAGGCGGCGGGGCGCAGTGGTGAGCGCATCGCATTGCTGCAGGATCTCGGTCTGCCCGACCGCTACTGGGCCTATACGGGCAACAGCACGTCGGCGGGGCTGGCGCGCGCGCTCGGGCTCGAGCCGTGGCCGAAGAAGCCGACGCGGGAAGGCACGCTCTACGTGACGTCCGCCGATTTGCTTCGGCAGCGCGATCTCGCCGTGCTGTTCGTCACCGCAACGGGGACGGACGTGCCGCTGTCGTCGAAACTCGATTCGCCGGTGTGGCGTTTCGTGCCCGCGCTGCGCGACCATCGGATCGCGCTCATCGAGCGCAATATCTGGGGCTTCGGCGGGCCGATGTCGGCGCTCAAGCTGGCCGACGTGATGACCGATACGATGCTGAAGCTGCCGGCCGTCGTGCGTTGA
- a CDS encoding ABC transporter ATP-binding protein gives MTRSTAALAARGLTVGYRDHVVIDGLDLSIAAGRVTALCGPNGCGKSTLLRTLAGLQPARAGHVDVNGKPLASFRRRALARELTMLAQFNQIPSGLTVRELVAYGRYAYGGFLRGLSRADHAAIDEALDTSGLAGDAERDVGALSGGERQRAWIAMALAQQAPIVLLDEPTTYLDIHHQLDILDALRALNRARGLTIVWVLHDLNQAAAYSDEIVLMRAGRLVAQGSPDAMLEPAQLRAAFGVDMLKLAHPQTGAPMCVPAYGPPASGTPHAFEHAVDRDIAV, from the coding sequence ATGACGCGTAGTACCGCCGCGCTTGCCGCGCGCGGATTGACGGTGGGTTATCGCGACCATGTCGTGATCGACGGGCTGGACCTGTCGATCGCGGCCGGCCGCGTGACGGCGCTGTGCGGCCCGAACGGCTGCGGCAAGAGCACGCTGCTGCGTACGCTCGCGGGCCTGCAGCCCGCGCGTGCGGGCCACGTCGACGTGAACGGCAAGCCGCTCGCGTCGTTTCGCCGTCGCGCGCTTGCGCGCGAGCTCACGATGCTCGCGCAGTTCAACCAGATTCCTTCGGGGCTGACCGTGCGCGAGCTCGTCGCGTACGGCCGCTACGCGTATGGCGGCTTCCTGCGCGGGCTGTCGCGTGCCGACCATGCGGCGATCGACGAGGCGCTCGACACGAGCGGCCTCGCAGGCGACGCCGAGCGTGACGTCGGCGCGCTGTCGGGCGGCGAGCGCCAGCGTGCGTGGATCGCGATGGCGCTCGCGCAGCAGGCGCCGATCGTGCTGCTCGACGAGCCGACGACCTATCTCGACATCCATCACCAGCTCGACATCCTCGACGCGCTGCGCGCGCTGAACCGCGCGCGCGGGCTGACCATCGTATGGGTCCTGCACGACCTGAACCAGGCGGCCGCGTACAGCGACGAGATCGTGCTGATGCGGGCCGGCCGCCTCGTCGCGCAGGGTTCGCCCGACGCGATGCTGGAGCCGGCGCAGCTGCGCGCCGCGTTTGGCGTCGACATGCTGAAGCTCGCGCATCCGCAGACGGGCGCGCCGATGTGCGTGCCGGCCTACGGGCCGCCGGCATCCGGCACGCCGCACGCGTTCGAGCACGCGGTCGACCGGGATATCGCCGTATGA